One segment of Myxococcus guangdongensis DNA contains the following:
- a CDS encoding TolB family protein, producing the protein MDKRIVGALCCALWVLSTGCADECVDQFDCRSDKGQPAEGQEWVCTGDNKCEQRPIQTPTPEPDAGGGDEDAGVPDAGVPDGGDIDAGTGDDAGTPDGGGQGTGAKGDACTASADCGPGLRCEGAPLTCQAMHVAVTGRDDAGVSAALVMRYDTPGVTSLSAAGTDSRYPRWGPGGTHLSFAQGAVDTSTEKRAGDLTVREVPLVEGQAVVVADGGTGNTEAFRSMEWEPGTAIAWVRQNGSQRSGISVVTPGGAGGVTQATTTGAFPDWSRDGTTFVYNVNGEGLFTSSGAGTAPTPLANAGTTAEQAHYNRVNDQLLFLANPNNELVTFDGDTTPTPLVRLYNINVTGGGAPQLVADVSTEASTDGTVDSFIASPIWSPDGTWAAYVRAYYFRPTTGGAVLCGGAVSPCQNRSGNVIFLRAINPQDGSATGTEVRLVDDGTLPSFSPDGRFIAFIKAGELHVQRIDPATGAQEGAAIIHPRAGFTLQTGDSDDHRPRWQPR; encoded by the coding sequence ATGGACAAGCGAATCGTCGGCGCGCTGTGCTGCGCGCTGTGGGTTCTGTCGACGGGGTGTGCTGACGAATGTGTGGACCAGTTCGACTGTCGCAGTGACAAGGGACAGCCCGCCGAGGGACAGGAGTGGGTCTGCACCGGCGACAACAAGTGCGAGCAGCGCCCCATCCAGACGCCGACCCCCGAGCCGGACGCGGGCGGCGGAGACGAGGACGCGGGTGTTCCCGACGCGGGCGTGCCGGACGGGGGGGACATCGACGCGGGCACGGGTGACGACGCGGGCACGCCCGATGGGGGCGGTCAGGGCACCGGCGCGAAGGGGGATGCCTGCACGGCGTCCGCGGACTGCGGTCCGGGGCTTCGCTGCGAGGGCGCGCCGCTCACGTGCCAGGCGATGCACGTCGCGGTGACGGGCCGGGACGATGCCGGCGTCTCCGCGGCGCTGGTGATGCGCTACGACACGCCGGGCGTGACGTCGCTGAGCGCGGCGGGCACGGACAGCCGCTATCCGCGCTGGGGTCCGGGCGGTACGCACCTCTCGTTCGCGCAGGGCGCGGTGGACACCTCGACGGAGAAGCGCGCTGGAGACCTCACCGTGCGCGAGGTTCCGCTCGTGGAGGGACAGGCCGTGGTCGTCGCCGACGGCGGCACGGGCAACACGGAGGCCTTCCGCTCCATGGAGTGGGAGCCGGGCACGGCCATCGCGTGGGTGCGGCAGAACGGCAGCCAGCGCTCCGGCATCTCGGTGGTGACGCCGGGGGGCGCCGGGGGCGTGACGCAGGCGACGACGACGGGCGCGTTCCCGGACTGGTCGCGTGACGGGACGACGTTCGTCTACAACGTGAACGGCGAGGGCCTGTTCACCTCCAGTGGCGCGGGCACCGCGCCGACGCCGCTGGCCAACGCCGGGACGACGGCGGAGCAGGCGCACTACAACCGCGTGAATGACCAGCTCCTGTTCCTGGCCAACCCGAACAACGAGCTGGTGACCTTCGATGGCGACACCACGCCCACGCCGCTGGTCCGGCTCTACAACATCAACGTGACGGGCGGCGGCGCGCCCCAGCTCGTCGCGGACGTGTCCACCGAGGCGTCCACCGACGGCACCGTGGACTCGTTCATCGCGAGCCCCATCTGGTCGCCGGATGGCACCTGGGCCGCGTATGTGCGTGCGTACTACTTCCGGCCCACGACGGGCGGAGCGGTGCTGTGCGGCGGCGCGGTGTCCCCGTGCCAGAACCGCTCGGGCAACGTCATCTTCCTGCGCGCCATCAACCCGCAGGACGGCTCCGCCACGGGCACCGAGGTGCGGCTGGTGGATGACGGCACGCTGCCGTCGTTCTCGCCGGATGGCCGCTTCATCGCGTTCATCAAGGCGGGGGAGCTGCACGTGCAGCGCATCGACCCGGCCACGGGCGCGCAGGAGGGCGCCGCCATCATCCACCCGAGGGCGGGCTTCACGCTGCAGACGGGCGACAGCGACGACCACCGTCCTCGCTGGCAGCCTCGCTGA
- a CDS encoding TatD family hydrolase, translating into MIDTHCHLDATRFDEDRTLVLERAWAAGLQGILVPGVGTHDWEPLLQMSRAEPRLQVGLGIHPQLLPDMTPEEDDAALELLDALLSKGGAIAVGECGLDGPSLPGAPLERQLSVLRRHLALARKYQLPVLMHCHRLHPALIELFKQEPLPEAGVLMHSYSGGVELARFYLQKGCHFSFAGPVTWAEARKPLDALRAIPLDRLMAETDAPDQAPTPHRGGRSEPAYLPHILEGMARVRGEPLDEVAQRTTENARHLFREGFPPASR; encoded by the coding sequence ATGATCGACACCCATTGCCATCTCGATGCGACGCGATTCGATGAGGACAGGACGCTCGTTCTGGAGCGCGCCTGGGCCGCGGGGCTGCAAGGCATCCTCGTCCCCGGCGTCGGCACCCACGACTGGGAGCCCCTGCTGCAGATGTCACGCGCGGAGCCGCGCCTCCAGGTGGGCCTGGGCATCCATCCCCAGCTGCTGCCGGACATGACGCCCGAGGAGGACGACGCGGCGCTGGAGCTGCTCGACGCGCTCCTGTCCAAGGGTGGCGCCATCGCGGTGGGCGAGTGCGGACTCGACGGTCCGTCCCTGCCCGGCGCGCCGCTCGAGCGACAGCTGTCCGTGCTGCGGCGGCACCTGGCGCTCGCGCGCAAGTACCAGCTGCCGGTGTTGATGCACTGTCACCGGCTCCACCCGGCCCTCATCGAGCTCTTCAAGCAAGAGCCACTGCCCGAGGCGGGCGTGCTCATGCACAGCTACAGCGGCGGCGTGGAGCTGGCGCGCTTCTATCTCCAGAAGGGCTGCCACTTCTCCTTCGCGGGCCCGGTGACGTGGGCCGAGGCGCGCAAGCCCCTGGACGCGCTGCGCGCCATCCCCCTGGACCGGCTGATGGCGGAGACGGACGCGCCGGACCAGGCGCCCACCCCTCACCGGGGCGGACGCTCCGAGCCGGCCTACCTGCCCCACATCCTGGAGGGGATGGCCCGCGTGCGGGGAGAGCCCCTCGACGAGGTCGCCCAGCGGACGACCGAGAATGCCCGGCACCTGTTCCGGGAAGGTTTTCCCCCCGCTTCGCGGTAG
- a CDS encoding tRNA threonylcarbamoyladenosine dehydratase — protein MNPQPPPPTPPQPETPPATTATPNAATGSLARPFKLSRRFDRTGRLLGDNAMERLANARVVVFGLGGVGSYAAEGLVRSGIGHLTLVDHDDVCVTNTNRQLHATVKGVGKSKAELMAQRCREINPEARVEAVREFYREEVAEQMLPAGTYDFVVDAIDNVKAKLHLLHRCVSLGIPVVSSMGAAARLDPTAIRVEDLSETHMDPFAKDIRKLLKRKYGVETERHTGITAVYSIEARRMPVALNYDDATDGFLCVCPQDNEFHTCDHRTQIDGSVSFVTSCFGMNAAGVVVRRLASTR, from the coding sequence ATGAACCCGCAGCCCCCACCGCCCACCCCTCCCCAGCCAGAGACCCCGCCCGCCACGACGGCCACGCCGAACGCGGCCACAGGCTCGCTCGCCCGGCCGTTCAAGCTGTCGCGCCGCTTCGACCGCACCGGACGCCTGTTGGGGGACAACGCCATGGAGCGGCTCGCCAACGCGCGCGTGGTGGTGTTCGGCCTGGGCGGCGTGGGCAGCTACGCGGCCGAGGGCCTTGTGCGCAGCGGCATCGGCCACCTGACGCTGGTGGACCACGACGACGTCTGCGTCACCAACACCAACCGCCAGCTCCACGCGACGGTGAAGGGCGTGGGCAAGTCGAAGGCGGAGCTGATGGCGCAGCGCTGCCGCGAAATCAACCCGGAGGCCCGGGTGGAGGCGGTGCGCGAGTTCTACCGCGAAGAGGTCGCCGAGCAGATGCTGCCCGCCGGCACGTACGACTTCGTGGTGGACGCCATCGACAACGTGAAGGCGAAGCTGCACCTGCTGCACCGGTGCGTGTCGCTGGGCATCCCCGTGGTCAGCTCCATGGGCGCCGCCGCGCGACTGGACCCGACGGCCATCCGCGTGGAGGACCTGTCCGAGACGCACATGGACCCGTTCGCCAAGGACATCCGCAAGCTGCTCAAGCGCAAGTACGGCGTGGAGACCGAGCGGCACACCGGAATCACCGCCGTCTACTCCATCGAGGCGCGCCGCATGCCGGTGGCCCTCAACTACGACGACGCGACGGACGGGTTCCTGTGTGTCTGCCCGCAGGACAACGAGTTCCACACGTGTGACCACCGCACGCAAATCGACGGCAGCGTGTCCTTCGTCACCTCGTGCTTCGGGATGAACGCCGCCGGCGTCGTGGTGCGAAGGCTCGCCTCCACGCGCTGA
- a CDS encoding PD-(D/E)XK nuclease family protein has translation MRRPPLHNDFSWSKSRHEKFSECLRSYYFYYYRSWGGWESDAPKDVRELYVLKKLANRFSWAGSVVHESIKDVLLDWRAGRVVDPAVVEARARKLMQDDYRHSRGKAYWTQKYRKQFTGLVEHEYAEVLPDEAWKQNWETVRVALAWFFNSRWPLLAKSLKPEQWLEVDAGFDFAHFTLGGLKVFAIPDFAFVDQDGAPVVVDWKTGKSRDGYDEQVLGYALYVSQRYRFPVEKVRASLVYLNEGKEQDVQVDLGAMDSFHRHFETSVAKMRALLKDPVMNTPLDADAFPRSETLTPCMRCVFRRPCGREAEALAEQQARALQPQQVA, from the coding sequence ATGCGGCGCCCACCCCTCCACAACGACTTCTCCTGGTCCAAGAGCCGTCACGAGAAGTTCTCCGAGTGCCTGCGCTCCTACTACTTCTACTACTACCGCTCCTGGGGCGGTTGGGAGTCGGACGCGCCGAAGGACGTGCGGGAGCTGTACGTGCTCAAGAAGCTGGCCAACCGCTTCAGTTGGGCGGGCAGCGTCGTGCACGAGAGCATCAAGGACGTGCTGCTGGACTGGCGCGCGGGCCGCGTGGTGGACCCCGCCGTGGTGGAGGCTCGCGCGCGCAAGCTGATGCAGGACGACTACCGCCACTCGCGCGGCAAGGCGTACTGGACGCAGAAGTACCGCAAGCAGTTCACCGGCCTCGTGGAGCACGAGTACGCCGAGGTCCTCCCCGACGAAGCCTGGAAGCAGAACTGGGAGACGGTGCGCGTGGCGCTCGCGTGGTTCTTCAACTCGCGCTGGCCGCTGCTCGCCAAGAGCCTCAAGCCCGAGCAGTGGCTGGAGGTGGACGCGGGCTTCGACTTCGCCCACTTCACGCTCGGCGGCCTCAAGGTCTTCGCCATCCCCGACTTCGCCTTCGTCGACCAGGACGGCGCGCCCGTCGTGGTGGACTGGAAGACGGGCAAGTCGCGCGACGGCTATGACGAGCAGGTGCTCGGCTACGCGCTGTACGTGTCGCAGCGCTACCGCTTCCCGGTGGAGAAGGTGCGCGCGTCGCTCGTGTACCTCAACGAGGGCAAGGAGCAGGACGTCCAGGTGGACCTGGGCGCCATGGACTCCTTCCACCGGCACTTCGAGACGAGCGTGGCGAAGATGCGCGCGCTCCTGAAGGACCCGGTCATGAACACGCCGCTGGACGCGGACGCGTTCCCCCGCTCGGAGACGCTGACCCCCTGCATGCGCTGCGTGTTCCGCAGGCCCTGCGGGCGTGAGGCCGAGGCGCTCGCCGAGCAGCAGGCGAGAGCGTTGCAGCCTCAGCAGGTGGCCTGA
- a CDS encoding SDR family oxidoreductase, which produces MKSRPLTERVVLITGASSGIGRAAARTYAEAGAHVVLAARRLERLEDAAREVESLGVRALAVRCDVTRGEDVERLMAQVRAEFGGLDVLVNNAGQGLYGPLEAISEDQLRQVFELNVFALWRVTRAALPLLRGRRGAHVVNVSSVLGHRGLPLLGGYCASKAAVNAMTESLRTELAVEGIGVRLVSPGLTESEFREHRLSAQGWAQDAIPLKAMSSEEVARAMVKASVRGRRDTILTLPGRVMVLANRLAPGLFDRVAHRMANPVKKDA; this is translated from the coding sequence ATGAAGAGCCGACCCCTGACGGAGCGAGTCGTCCTGATCACAGGCGCTTCCAGCGGCATCGGCCGCGCGGCGGCCCGGACCTACGCGGAGGCAGGAGCCCATGTGGTGCTCGCCGCCCGACGGCTGGAGCGGCTGGAGGACGCGGCCCGTGAAGTGGAGTCACTGGGGGTCCGGGCACTGGCGGTGCGGTGCGACGTGACCCGCGGCGAGGACGTGGAGCGACTCATGGCCCAAGTCCGCGCGGAGTTCGGTGGGCTGGACGTGTTGGTGAACAACGCGGGCCAGGGACTGTATGGGCCACTGGAGGCCATCAGCGAGGACCAGCTGCGGCAGGTGTTCGAGCTGAACGTGTTCGCGCTGTGGCGGGTGACGCGGGCGGCGCTGCCGCTGCTACGCGGGCGGCGCGGAGCGCACGTGGTGAACGTCAGCTCGGTGCTGGGGCATCGAGGGCTGCCGCTGCTGGGCGGGTACTGCGCGTCGAAGGCGGCGGTGAACGCGATGACGGAGTCCTTGCGCACGGAGCTCGCCGTCGAGGGAATCGGCGTGCGGCTGGTGTCGCCGGGCCTCACCGAGAGCGAGTTCCGGGAGCACCGGCTGAGTGCCCAGGGCTGGGCGCAGGACGCGATTCCGCTGAAGGCCATGTCGTCAGAGGAAGTGGCGCGGGCCATGGTGAAGGCGAGCGTGCGCGGACGACGCGACACCATCCTCACCCTCCCCGGCCGCGTCATGGTACTGGCCAACCGGCTCGCGCCCGGGTTGTTCGACCGGGTCGCCCACCGCATGGCCAACCCGGTGAAGAAGGACGCATGA
- the mutY gene encoding A/G-specific adenine glycosylase, which produces MAPSAAHLASIRAPLLAWYDRNKRDLPWRRTKDPYAIWLSEVMLQQTQVSTVIPYWERFLKRFPTALALASAPLDDVLAGWKGLGYYTRARNLHRAAQDIVSRFGGALPSTAEQLLSLPGFGRYTAGAVASIAFGEAAPLVDGNVARVLSRLFEVEGLPGDREREATLWELAGLLVKGERPGDFNQSLMEHGATTCRPENPLCLLCPVLAGCVAFKKGRVAELPPAKVRATPKKLTLALAVWAHADTLLFARRADSGLFGGLWELPAAEVDEDATGEETTLRLTAALGTGVRLESLIGTVKRQLTHRDLTLRLYRVSGPKRPTHSAAFQELRWCTPAEAAALGMSTAMQRALDAVVGTQA; this is translated from the coding sequence GTGGCACCCAGCGCCGCGCACCTGGCCAGCATTCGCGCGCCGCTGCTCGCCTGGTACGACCGCAACAAGCGCGACCTGCCGTGGCGCCGAACGAAGGACCCGTACGCCATCTGGCTGAGCGAGGTCATGCTCCAGCAGACACAGGTCTCCACCGTCATCCCCTACTGGGAGCGGTTCCTGAAGCGCTTCCCCACCGCGCTCGCGCTCGCCTCGGCGCCACTCGATGACGTGCTCGCTGGATGGAAGGGCCTGGGCTACTACACGCGCGCTCGCAACCTGCACCGCGCCGCACAGGACATCGTCTCGCGCTTCGGCGGCGCCCTGCCCTCCACCGCGGAGCAGCTGCTCTCACTGCCCGGCTTCGGCCGCTACACCGCGGGCGCCGTGGCCTCCATCGCCTTCGGTGAAGCAGCCCCGCTCGTCGACGGCAACGTCGCCCGCGTGCTCTCCCGACTCTTCGAGGTCGAGGGCCTGCCCGGAGACCGCGAGCGCGAGGCCACGCTGTGGGAGCTCGCGGGCCTGCTCGTGAAGGGCGAGCGCCCCGGCGACTTCAACCAGTCCCTCATGGAGCACGGCGCCACCACGTGCCGCCCGGAGAACCCACTCTGCCTGCTGTGCCCCGTGCTCGCGGGCTGCGTCGCCTTCAAGAAGGGCCGCGTCGCCGAGCTGCCTCCCGCCAAGGTGCGCGCCACGCCGAAGAAGCTGACGCTGGCCCTGGCCGTGTGGGCCCATGCGGACACGCTGCTGTTCGCCCGCCGCGCGGACTCGGGCCTCTTCGGTGGGCTGTGGGAGCTCCCCGCCGCCGAGGTGGACGAGGACGCCACCGGCGAGGAGACCACGCTGCGCCTCACCGCCGCGCTCGGCACCGGCGTGAGGCTGGAGTCCCTCATCGGCACCGTGAAGCGGCAGCTCACCCACCGCGACCTCACGCTGCGCCTGTACCGTGTGTCCGGCCCCAAGCGCCCCACCCACTCCGCCGCCTTCCAGGAGCTGCGCTGGTGCACGCCCGCGGAGGCCGCGGCGCTCGGCATGAGCACGGCGATGCAGCGCGCCCTGGACGCCGTGGTGGGCACGCAAGCGTAG
- a CDS encoding DUF2934 domain-containing protein, translating into MHEPQGPHARSDISHEQIARRAYEIYMGRGGRPGNHEQDWQQAERELKLGRH; encoded by the coding sequence ATGCATGAGCCGCAGGGCCCTCACGCGCGCTCCGACATCTCTCACGAGCAGATTGCCCGGCGCGCCTACGAAATCTACATGGGCCGCGGAGGCAGGCCCGGCAACCACGAGCAGGACTGGCAACAAGCCGAGCGCGAGCTGAAGCTCGGCCGTCATTAG
- a CDS encoding uroporphyrinogen decarboxylase/cobalamine-independent methonine synthase family protein, translating into MSAPNIRRAVQLLPACATTGIGSLPHTQVELGLQVALSMDIPFLPQLPVGKPSELMIPAALEGLPGLRFDDEGLCTVDLQAWEAGRAEFEAKLESALAAGALEAYEPSPEACRAWRPFLWEVEHRKLAFAKAQLAGPFTVRSVARTDSGLSALEVPGLDQAIYRLVLARSLAMVKALRRAGTTPLFFLDEPGLYAFQRVNPRHLLAVQELRLLIVALQREGALVGLHCCGNTDWSALLDAQADLLSLDVRLSLDAMLEEKDALERYLHSGATLSLGIIPTDLASTYEVTELADSVEASLKAALPRGFSFPRAVSTVLLTPACGLAMRSVQDAERILSELKVAQRRLRGALEAERPVLHSPPPH; encoded by the coding sequence ATGAGCGCGCCGAACATCCGTCGAGCCGTCCAGTTGCTGCCCGCCTGTGCGACCACGGGCATCGGGAGCCTGCCCCACACGCAGGTGGAGCTGGGGCTCCAGGTCGCCTTGTCGATGGACATCCCCTTCCTGCCGCAGCTGCCGGTGGGAAAGCCCTCCGAGCTGATGATTCCCGCGGCGCTGGAGGGGTTGCCCGGGCTGCGGTTCGACGACGAGGGCCTGTGCACGGTGGACCTCCAGGCCTGGGAGGCGGGGCGCGCGGAGTTCGAGGCGAAGCTGGAGTCCGCGCTCGCCGCCGGGGCGCTGGAGGCGTACGAGCCTTCGCCCGAGGCGTGCCGCGCGTGGCGGCCGTTCCTGTGGGAGGTGGAGCACCGCAAGCTGGCCTTCGCGAAGGCGCAGCTCGCCGGCCCCTTCACGGTGCGCTCGGTGGCGAGGACGGACTCGGGCCTGTCCGCGCTGGAGGTGCCGGGGCTGGACCAGGCCATCTATCGACTGGTGCTGGCGCGCTCCCTGGCCATGGTGAAGGCGCTGCGGCGCGCGGGCACCACGCCGCTGTTCTTCCTCGACGAGCCGGGCCTGTATGCGTTCCAGCGCGTCAATCCGCGGCACCTGTTGGCGGTGCAGGAGCTGCGGCTCCTGATTGTCGCGCTCCAGCGGGAGGGCGCGCTGGTGGGCCTGCACTGCTGTGGCAACACGGACTGGAGCGCGCTGCTGGATGCTCAGGCGGACCTGTTGTCGCTGGACGTGCGGCTGTCGCTCGACGCGATGCTGGAGGAGAAGGACGCGCTGGAGCGCTACCTGCACTCTGGCGCGACGCTGAGCCTGGGCATCATCCCCACGGACCTCGCGTCGACGTACGAGGTGACGGAGCTGGCGGATTCGGTGGAGGCCTCGTTGAAGGCCGCGCTGCCGAGGGGCTTCTCGTTCCCCCGGGCCGTGTCCACGGTGCTGCTGACGCCGGCGTGCGGCTTGGCGATGCGCTCGGTGCAGGACGCGGAGCGCATCCTCTCGGAGCTGAAGGTGGCGCAGCGCAGGTTGCGAGGCGCGCTCGAGGCCGAACGCCCCGTGCTGCACTCGCCGCCGCCCCACTGA